The following are from one region of the Bacillota bacterium genome:
- the radA gene encoding DNA repair protein RadA — protein MARIRRSFFCQKCGQESPKWQGRCPNCGEWNTIVEEMTTVSEGRRELTAQSASQPNLLASVVTDTSPRFSTQSPEFDRVLGGGVVPGSLVLIGGDPGIGKSTLLLQTVVRMSQQYGRMLYVSGEESVQQIKMRFDRLELEPGEVYLLNETNLADVETWIARLKPCLVIIDSIQTIYRPEITVAPGSVSQVRECTGHLMRLSKTQNLPIFVVGHVTKEGAVAGPRLLEHIVDTVLYLEGERHHTFRILRSVKNRFGSTNEIGIFEMSECGLTEVQSPSEWFLAQRPSGAAGSVVVPTLEGSRPVLVEIQALVTASSFGQARRMTTGVDYNRVAMIMAVLEKRVGLHLIQQDAYVNVVGGVRLDEPAVDLGIALAIASSHRGIPTRAECVVMGEIGLTGEIRAVNQLEKRIKEAVKLGFCQCVIPRSNLRYLKSPVNAELVAVNTLQEALEVTLGGK, from the coding sequence TTGGCTAGGATAAGGCGAAGTTTCTTTTGTCAGAAATGTGGGCAAGAATCGCCGAAGTGGCAGGGCCGGTGCCCTAACTGTGGTGAGTGGAATACCATTGTTGAGGAGATGACCACTGTTAGCGAGGGCCGCCGCGAGTTAACGGCCCAATCGGCCAGTCAGCCGAATTTACTGGCGTCGGTGGTGACCGACACATCACCCCGATTCTCAACCCAGAGTCCAGAATTTGATCGGGTGCTGGGCGGAGGAGTGGTGCCAGGTTCACTTGTTTTAATTGGCGGGGATCCAGGAATTGGAAAATCTACCCTGCTACTGCAAACCGTGGTCCGAATGAGTCAGCAGTATGGTCGGATGCTTTATGTGTCAGGTGAAGAGTCAGTCCAGCAGATTAAGATGCGATTTGATCGCTTGGAACTCGAACCAGGTGAGGTTTATCTCCTCAATGAGACCAACCTGGCGGACGTGGAAACCTGGATCGCGAGACTCAAGCCGTGTCTGGTTATTATTGATTCAATTCAAACCATTTATCGACCGGAAATCACTGTCGCCCCCGGTAGTGTCAGTCAGGTAAGAGAGTGTACTGGCCACCTGATGCGGCTAAGTAAAACGCAGAACCTGCCCATTTTTGTCGTTGGCCACGTGACCAAAGAAGGAGCCGTAGCTGGACCGCGTTTGTTAGAACACATTGTGGATACTGTGCTTTATCTAGAAGGGGAGCGGCACCATACCTTTCGTATTCTGCGTAGTGTAAAGAACCGTTTTGGCTCGACTAATGAGATCGGTATTTTTGAGATGTCGGAGTGTGGACTGACCGAGGTCCAGAGCCCATCCGAGTGGTTTCTGGCCCAGCGACCGTCAGGGGCAGCCGGTTCCGTAGTCGTACCCACACTGGAAGGCAGCCGGCCCGTCCTGGTAGAAATACAGGCCCTGGTTACAGCCAGCAGTTTTGGGCAAGCCCGACGTATGACCACCGGGGTTGATTATAACCGGGTAGCGATGATTATGGCTGTCTTGGAGAAACGCGTCGGCTTACATTTGATCCAGCAAGACGCCTATGTTAATGTCGTAGGTGGGGTGCGGTTAGATGAACCGGCAGTTGATTTGGGGATCGCTCTGGCGATTGCCTCCAGTCATCGGGGAATTCCCACCAGAGCGGAATGTGTGGTCATGGGTGAAATTGGTCTGACCGGGGAAATCAGAGCGGTCAATCAGTTGGAAAAGAGGATTAAAGAAGCCGTGAAGTTGGGTTTTTGCCAATGTGTAATTCCCAGGTCCAATCTTAGGTATCTAAAATCACCTGTAAACGCTGAATTGGTAGCGGTTAATACCCTCCAGGAGGCGTTAGAGGTTACGCTAGGGGGGAAATAG
- a CDS encoding ATP-dependent Clp protease ATP-binding subunit — translation MNGRFTERAQKVLFLSQEEARRLNHPAVGTEHLLLGLIREGEGVAAKALEMMGINLDRVRQAVLELIGSGEVQGNQEIGLTPRAKHVLELSFDEARRQGVNYVGTEHILLGLIREGEGVAARVLIGLGANLEQVRAQVLNLLGGGMASAGTKGQSAGRRSAHTNTPVLDDFSRDLTYLAKEGKLDPVIGREKEIERVIQILSRRTKNNPVLIGEPGVGKTAIAEGLAQRIIDNKVPEVLTNKRVITLDLSSVVAGTKYRGEFEERLKKITDEIRRAGNIILFIDELHTIIGAGGAEGAIDAANILKPALARGELQCIGATTLDEYRKHIEKDPALERRFQPIMVDEPTPEEAEAILYGLRDRYEAHHKVKITDQAIKAAVKLSDRYITDRFLPDKAIDLIDEASSRVRLRAYTAPPDVKDLEAKLEEIKKEKEAAVLAQEFEKAAEFRDQEQKVKEQLAQQRAAWQDEQRKAEALVTEEDIAHIVSSWTGIPVRKLAEEETERLIKMEEILHRRVIGQDEAIKAVARAVRRARAGLKDPKRPIGSFIFLGPTGVGKTELARALAEALFGSDENMVRIDMSEYMEKHAVSRLVGAPPGYVGYEEGGQLTEAVRRKPYSVILLDEIEKAHPEIFNVLLQVLEDGRLTDAKGRTVDFRNTVIIMTSNVGAQHLRRESALGFRQPTENNDYEVMKNRVMEELRRTFRPEFLNRVDEAIVFHALTREEISQIIDLMMADLRKRMKEQELSLEITEAAKESLATEGYDPNYGARPLRRAIQRLIEDPLSEEMLRGTFKAGDTVLVDVADGQISLKKK, via the coding sequence ATGAACGGTCGATTTACGGAACGGGCGCAAAAAGTTCTCTTTCTTTCTCAAGAGGAAGCCCGCCGGTTAAACCATCCGGCGGTAGGAACCGAACACCTGCTGCTCGGGTTGATCCGAGAAGGTGAAGGGGTCGCGGCAAAGGCTTTGGAAATGATGGGAATTAATTTAGATCGAGTGCGTCAGGCGGTCCTGGAACTGATTGGATCGGGTGAGGTTCAGGGTAATCAGGAAATTGGGCTCACTCCACGAGCCAAACATGTTTTAGAGTTATCCTTCGATGAGGCAAGACGTCAGGGAGTAAACTACGTTGGCACCGAACATATCCTGCTGGGTTTGATTCGCGAAGGCGAAGGGGTAGCGGCGAGAGTCCTGATTGGTTTGGGCGCTAATTTGGAACAGGTACGAGCCCAGGTTCTGAACTTGCTCGGTGGTGGAATGGCCAGTGCCGGGACAAAAGGGCAGTCCGCCGGGCGACGGTCAGCTCATACAAACACACCGGTCCTTGATGATTTTAGCCGAGATTTGACTTACCTGGCCAAAGAGGGCAAACTGGACCCGGTGATTGGCCGGGAAAAAGAGATCGAACGGGTAATCCAAATCTTAAGTCGACGGACCAAGAACAACCCGGTGTTGATTGGTGAACCGGGGGTTGGTAAAACAGCGATTGCCGAGGGGTTAGCACAGCGGATCATCGATAACAAAGTGCCTGAGGTGTTAACCAACAAACGGGTGATTACCCTCGACCTGTCATCAGTGGTGGCCGGGACAAAGTACCGGGGTGAGTTTGAAGAACGATTAAAGAAAATCACCGATGAAATCAGACGGGCGGGAAATATTATCTTATTTATTGATGAACTCCACACTATAATCGGGGCTGGCGGCGCTGAGGGGGCCATTGACGCGGCTAACATTTTGAAACCGGCCCTGGCACGGGGTGAACTGCAGTGTATCGGGGCGACAACTCTTGATGAGTATAGAAAGCACATTGAAAAAGATCCGGCCTTAGAAAGACGGTTCCAGCCGATAATGGTTGACGAACCCACCCCGGAAGAGGCGGAAGCGATCCTCTACGGACTGCGGGACCGTTATGAGGCCCACCATAAGGTGAAGATTACTGACCAGGCTATCAAGGCGGCGGTTAAATTGTCTGACCGATATATCACCGACCGCTTCTTACCCGATAAAGCCATTGACTTGATTGACGAGGCTTCATCTCGGGTTCGGCTGCGGGCCTACACTGCCCCCCCTGATGTGAAAGACCTGGAAGCCAAACTTGAAGAAATCAAGAAAGAAAAAGAGGCGGCGGTCCTGGCCCAGGAATTTGAGAAGGCAGCTGAGTTCAGAGATCAGGAACAAAAGGTAAAAGAACAGCTTGCACAACAAAGAGCGGCCTGGCAAGATGAGCAGAGGAAAGCCGAGGCCCTGGTAACCGAAGAGGATATTGCCCATATTGTTTCGAGCTGGACGGGAATTCCCGTCAGAAAATTGGCGGAAGAGGAAACAGAGCGTTTGATCAAAATGGAAGAAATTCTCCATCGACGGGTGATTGGGCAGGATGAAGCGATCAAGGCGGTGGCCAGGGCTGTCCGACGAGCCCGGGCCGGGCTTAAGGATCCTAAACGACCCATCGGCTCCTTTATCTTCCTGGGCCCGACCGGGGTGGGTAAGACGGAATTAGCTCGGGCGTTAGCCGAGGCCTTATTTGGCAGTGACGAAAACATGGTGCGGATCGATATGTCGGAGTACATGGAGAAACACGCGGTCTCTCGTTTGGTCGGTGCTCCTCCCGGGTATGTCGGTTATGAAGAAGGTGGCCAGCTGACAGAAGCCGTACGACGAAAGCCCTATTCCGTCATTTTGCTGGACGAGATTGAGAAGGCTCACCCGGAGATTTTTAACGTCCTCTTGCAGGTCCTGGAGGACGGGCGCCTGACCGATGCCAAGGGGAGAACCGTTGATTTTCGCAACACGGTGATCATTATGACCTCTAACGTTGGGGCCCAGCACCTCCGGCGGGAGTCTGCCCTTGGGTTTAGACAGCCAACGGAGAATAATGACTACGAGGTCATGAAGAACCGGGTGATGGAGGAACTGCGGCGAACTTTCCGCCCAGAATTCTTAAACCGGGTCGACGAAGCCATCGTCTTCCATGCCTTGACCCGAGAAGAAATTTCACAAATTATCGATTTAATGATGGCCGATTTGAGAAAACGCATGAAAGAGCAAGAATTATCGCTAGAAATCACCGAGGCAGCCAAGGAAAGCTTAGCTACCGAGGGTTACGATCCAAACTACGGCGCACGACCGTTGCGCCGGGCGATTCAACGCTTGATTGAAGATCCATTGTCTGAAGAAATGTTGCGGGGAACCTTCAAGGCTGGAGATACGGTGCTGGTCGATGTTGCGGATGGGCAAATTTCGCTGAAGAAGAAATAA
- a CDS encoding protein arginine kinase, which yields MFIKDILNRANSKWMEGTGPESDVVISCRVRLARNLAGVPCPHLLNEEQGRQVVKRVVDAIAHKEVEKIVGHLEAVALSELSALDRQILVEKHLISPQHAEAATQSRAVVLREDEAVSILVNEEDHLRIQCLFPGFQLNVAWDLANRVDDVLEKRLDFAFDEKYGYLTACPTNVGTGMRASVMMHLPGLVITNQANRVLSALSQLGLAVRGLYGEGTEAAGNLFQISNQITLGLTEEEIINNLTAVTHKILEQERMARELLRTQTKEQLEDRVGRAFGILTNARIITSQEAISYLSDVRLGADLGIIRGVDTRILNELIVLTRPNFLQKLAGHEMSPFARDLKRASIIREKLAPSKG from the coding sequence GTGTTTATTAAAGATATTCTCAATCGGGCGAACAGCAAGTGGATGGAAGGAACCGGCCCGGAAAGTGACGTGGTCATCAGTTGCCGTGTACGTCTTGCTAGAAACCTGGCTGGTGTTCCCTGCCCGCATCTCTTGAATGAAGAACAAGGACGTCAGGTAGTAAAGCGGGTTGTTGATGCGATCGCGCACAAAGAGGTGGAAAAAATCGTCGGCCATCTGGAAGCAGTTGCTTTGAGCGAATTGTCGGCTTTGGATAGGCAAATACTAGTGGAAAAACATCTGATCAGTCCGCAACACGCTGAGGCAGCCACTCAGAGCCGAGCGGTTGTCTTACGTGAGGATGAAGCGGTCAGCATACTAGTCAATGAAGAGGACCATCTAAGAATCCAGTGCCTGTTTCCCGGTTTCCAACTGAATGTAGCCTGGGATTTGGCCAACCGGGTAGATGATGTATTAGAGAAGCGGTTAGATTTCGCTTTTGATGAAAAATACGGCTACCTGACTGCTTGCCCGACCAATGTGGGTACTGGCATGCGCGCTTCGGTTATGATGCATTTGCCGGGTCTGGTGATCACTAATCAAGCCAACCGGGTTCTCAGCGCTTTATCTCAATTGGGTCTGGCGGTCCGGGGTTTATATGGCGAAGGGACGGAAGCGGCCGGTAACCTGTTCCAGATCTCCAACCAAATTACTCTGGGCTTGACCGAGGAAGAGATTATCAATAACTTGACGGCAGTAACCCATAAGATTCTTGAACAGGAAAGGATGGCGCGCGAATTACTCCGAACGCAGACCAAGGAGCAACTGGAAGACCGGGTGGGACGGGCCTTTGGTATCTTGACTAATGCCCGGATTATTACTTCCCAGGAGGCAATTTCTTATCTGTCCGATGTTCGATTGGGTGCTGATTTAGGCATAATTCGGGGTGTAGATACCAGAATATTAAATGAGTTGATTGTTTTAACACGGCCAAATTTTTTGCAAAAGCTAGCGGGTCACGAGATGAGCCCCTTTGCTCGTGATCTGAAACGAGCAAGCATCATCCGCGAGAAGCTGGCCCCAAGTAAGGGTTAA